The following proteins are encoded in a genomic region of Synechococcus sp. CBW1002:
- the carA gene encoding glutamine-hydrolyzing carbamoyl-phosphate synthase small subunit, giving the protein MSHLSAVPEPTSAALLVLADGTLLRGTAFGAIGTALGEVVFNTGMSGYQEVMTDPSYTGQLVTFTYPELGNTGVNAADQEAEAPHVRGVIARQLSPVASSWRSEGDLDGWLQQHGVVGIRGIDTRALVRHLREGGAINGAISSDGTTPQALLEQVREAPVMTGLNLAEQVSTRQPYDWDRPCAAGFDTRLQSGPEQPYRVVAIDFGIKRAILDRLVAHGCTVTVLPSDASLEQVLALQPEGVFLSNGPGDPSAVSSGIHLAKGLLKQPDLPVFGICLGHQILGLALGGTTFKLGYGHRGLNHPCGSPGSVEITSQNHGFAIDATSLPEERVTVTHLNLNDGTVAALALRHQPVFGVQYHPEASPGPHDADHHFGRFAALMADRRLDKTP; this is encoded by the coding sequence ATGTCGCACCTGAGCGCCGTGCCAGAGCCCACCTCCGCCGCCCTGCTGGTGCTCGCCGATGGCACCCTGCTGCGCGGCACGGCCTTCGGGGCCATCGGCACCGCCCTCGGTGAGGTGGTGTTCAACACCGGCATGAGCGGGTATCAGGAAGTGATGACCGACCCTAGTTACACGGGCCAACTGGTCACCTTCACCTATCCGGAGCTGGGCAACACCGGGGTCAACGCCGCCGATCAGGAGGCGGAGGCGCCCCACGTGCGTGGCGTGATCGCCCGCCAGCTGTCGCCTGTGGCCAGCAGCTGGCGGTCCGAGGGTGATCTCGATGGCTGGCTGCAGCAGCATGGGGTGGTGGGCATCCGCGGCATCGACACCCGTGCCCTGGTGCGCCATCTGCGCGAGGGCGGCGCCATTAACGGGGCGATCAGCAGCGACGGCACCACCCCCCAGGCCCTGCTGGAGCAGGTGCGTGAGGCCCCGGTGATGACAGGCCTGAACCTCGCCGAACAGGTGAGCACCCGCCAGCCCTACGACTGGGATCGACCCTGCGCTGCCGGCTTCGATACGCGCCTGCAGTCGGGGCCTGAGCAGCCCTACCGGGTGGTGGCGATCGATTTCGGCATCAAGCGGGCCATCCTCGATCGGCTCGTGGCCCACGGCTGCACGGTCACGGTCCTGCCGTCCGATGCCAGCCTTGAGCAGGTGCTGGCACTGCAGCCGGAGGGGGTGTTCCTCTCCAATGGCCCCGGTGATCCGTCGGCGGTGAGCAGTGGCATCCATCTGGCCAAGGGCCTGCTGAAGCAGCCCGATCTGCCGGTGTTCGGCATCTGCCTCGGTCACCAGATCCTCGGTCTGGCCCTGGGCGGCACCACCTTCAAGCTCGGCTACGGCCACCGCGGCCTCAACCATCCCTGCGGCTCACCGGGTTCGGTGGAGATCACCAGCCAGAACCATGGCTTCGCGATCGACGCCACCTCCCTGCCCGAAGAGCGGGTGACGGTGACCCATCTCAATCTCAACGACGGCACGGTGGCGGCTCTGGCCCTGCGGCACCAACCGGTGTTCGGCGTGCAGTACCACCCGGAAGCCAGCCCCGGCCCCCACGACGCCGATCACCACTTCGGCCGCTTCGCGGCGCTGATGGCGGACCGGCGTCTGGACAAAACGCCCTGA
- the trpD gene encoding anthranilate phosphoribosyltransferase produces MAHPLSPPVLLEQLLAGRDLSGEQATALMRAWLEEQLEPVQTGALLASLRAKGVNGEELAALAEVLRQACPLPGPRPPLFLVDTCGTGGDGADSFNISTAVAFVAAAAGAHVAKHGNRSASGRVGSADVLEALGLRLQAPQPQVVAALEETGLTFLFAPGWHPALVGLAPLRRSLGVRTVFNLLGPLVNPLRPDAQVLGVARDDLLDPMAEALQRLDLERAVVVHGHGGLDEASLSGPNALRLLENGTIRQETLDPTDLGLTPAPLAALAGGDVATNAAILEAVLQGRGTTAQRDVVALNAALVLWAAGRAASIPTGLEQALGVLTGDGAWQRLLALRHQLAAA; encoded by the coding sequence ATGGCCCATCCCCTGTCGCCGCCGGTGCTGCTGGAGCAGTTGCTGGCGGGGCGCGACCTCAGCGGCGAGCAGGCCACCGCCCTGATGCGGGCCTGGCTGGAGGAGCAGCTGGAGCCGGTGCAGACCGGGGCCCTGCTGGCCAGCCTGCGGGCCAAGGGCGTCAACGGCGAGGAACTGGCCGCCCTGGCAGAGGTGCTGCGCCAGGCCTGTCCGCTGCCCGGGCCCCGGCCGCCCCTGTTCCTGGTGGATACCTGCGGCACCGGTGGGGATGGGGCCGACAGTTTCAACATCTCCACCGCCGTGGCCTTCGTGGCGGCGGCTGCCGGCGCCCATGTCGCCAAGCACGGCAACCGCAGTGCCAGCGGACGGGTGGGCTCGGCCGACGTGCTCGAAGCCCTCGGCCTGCGGCTGCAGGCTCCCCAGCCCCAGGTGGTGGCGGCCCTGGAAGAGACGGGGCTCACCTTCCTGTTCGCGCCGGGCTGGCATCCGGCCCTGGTGGGACTGGCCCCGCTGCGCCGCAGCCTGGGGGTGCGCACCGTGTTCAACCTGCTCGGACCGCTGGTGAACCCGCTGCGACCCGATGCCCAGGTGCTCGGCGTAGCCCGTGACGATCTGCTGGATCCGATGGCCGAGGCCCTGCAGCGCCTCGACCTGGAGCGGGCCGTGGTGGTTCATGGCCACGGCGGCCTCGATGAAGCCTCCCTCTCGGGCCCCAATGCGCTGCGGTTGCTGGAGAACGGCACGATTCGCCAGGAGACGCTCGACCCCACCGACCTTGGCCTCACCCCGGCACCTCTGGCGGCCCTGGCCGGCGGGGATGTCGCCACCAATGCGGCGATCCTCGAAGCCGTGCTGCAGGGCCGCGGCACCACCGCCCAGCGCGATGTGGTGGCCCTCAACGCCGCCCTGGTGCTGTGGGCCGCCGGCCGGGCAGCCTCGATCCCGACGGGCCTCGAACAGGCTCTGGGCGTGCTGACCGGCGACGGGGCCTGGCAGCGTCTGCTGGCCCTGCGGCACCAGCTGGCGGCGGCCTGA
- a CDS encoding DUF3288 family protein: protein MASDPSAPNQNEQSHPLHASDRDTVDRLLAAATPTEADLVDAARLLMRYQGFPGARDVQDDLEKVLRLWGLERQALHQRTRAIWAAGFRPGAAAAANEPVGSGFDTADQEP, encoded by the coding sequence ATGGCCTCCGATCCGTCGGCCCCCAACCAGAACGAGCAGAGCCATCCGCTCCACGCCAGCGACCGCGACACGGTCGATCGCCTGCTCGCCGCCGCCACGCCCACCGAGGCGGATCTGGTCGATGCGGCCCGCCTGTTGATGCGCTACCAGGGCTTCCCCGGCGCCCGCGACGTGCAGGACGATCTGGAGAAAGTGCTGCGCCTCTGGGGACTGGAGCGGCAGGCCTTGCATCAGCGCACCCGCGCCATCTGGGCGGCGGGCTTCCGGCCTGGAGCCGCCGCCGCCGCCAACGAACCGGTGGGGTCGGGCTTCGACACAGCCGATCAGGAGCCCTGA
- a CDS encoding ABC transporter ATP-binding protein, with the protein MSAPRLALILRYLRPHRRTVLLGAAVLVVVNLLSVSIPLQVRGVIDDLQDGFSMQDVLRQAALILALATVMGAARLWSRMLVFGVGRQVEATLKERIFSHLLRQEPGWVQATGSGELISRATSDVENVRRLLGFAVLSLTNTALAYALTLPAMLMIDPWLSLAAVGLYPLMLMVVRLFGGRMMRQQRRQQESLAGLSDLIQEDLSGISAIKIYGQERTEQGAFAARNRVYRDAALGLARTRSTLFPLLEGISSISLLLLLALGSGQLESGRLTIGDLVALILFVERLVFPTALLGFTLNTFQTGQVSLERVEELLQRQPQIVSPIQPVPATQPPRGGLEARGLCVRYPDAPRPALVDVCFRLEPGELVAVVGPVGCGKTTLVRALGRMVTVEPGQLFLDGVDVTDLSLPDLRERVAVVPQEGYLFTATLADNLRYGVPEAPQERVELAARQARLEADVKGFPDGYATLVGERGITLSGGQRQRAALGRALLVEAPLLVLDDALASVDNTTASEILASVRQQQGRTILMVSHQLSAAAACDRVLVLEDGRLVQQGHHRDLIHQSGTYRRLWERQQAEERLQVVEA; encoded by the coding sequence ATGAGCGCCCCACGGCTCGCCCTCATCCTTCGCTACCTGCGCCCGCACCGACGAACGGTGCTGCTCGGGGCGGCGGTGCTGGTGGTGGTGAACCTGCTGAGCGTGTCGATTCCCCTGCAGGTGCGGGGGGTGATCGACGATCTGCAGGATGGCTTCTCCATGCAGGATGTGCTGCGCCAGGCGGCGCTGATCCTGGCGCTGGCCACCGTGATGGGGGCGGCGCGGCTGTGGTCACGGATGCTGGTGTTCGGCGTGGGCCGCCAGGTGGAGGCGACCCTCAAGGAGCGCATCTTCAGCCACCTGCTGCGCCAGGAGCCGGGCTGGGTGCAGGCCACCGGCAGCGGTGAGCTGATCAGCCGCGCCACCAGCGATGTCGAGAACGTGCGCCGGCTGCTGGGCTTTGCCGTGCTCAGCCTCACCAACACCGCCCTCGCCTATGCCCTGACCCTGCCGGCGATGCTGATGATCGACCCCTGGCTCAGCCTGGCGGCGGTGGGGTTGTATCCGCTCATGCTGATGGTGGTGCGCCTGTTCGGCGGCCGCATGATGCGTCAGCAGCGTCGCCAGCAGGAAAGCCTGGCTGGCCTCAGCGACCTGATCCAGGAAGACCTCTCCGGCATCAGCGCCATCAAGATCTACGGCCAGGAGCGCACCGAGCAGGGGGCCTTCGCAGCCCGCAACCGCGTCTATCGCGATGCCGCCCTGGGGCTGGCCCGGACCCGCAGCACCCTGTTCCCCCTGCTGGAGGGCATTTCCTCGATCAGCCTGCTGCTTCTCCTGGCCCTGGGCAGCGGCCAGCTGGAGAGCGGCCGGCTCACGATCGGCGATCTGGTGGCCCTGATCCTCTTTGTGGAGCGGCTGGTGTTCCCCACCGCCCTGCTCGGCTTCACGCTCAACACCTTCCAGACCGGGCAGGTGAGCCTGGAGCGGGTCGAAGAGCTGCTGCAGCGTCAGCCGCAGATCGTGTCGCCCATACAGCCTGTGCCCGCGACCCAGCCGCCCCGGGGGGGGCTGGAGGCCCGCGGCCTCTGTGTGCGCTACCCCGACGCTCCCCGACCGGCCCTGGTGGATGTGTGCTTCCGGCTGGAGCCCGGTGAGCTGGTGGCGGTGGTGGGGCCGGTGGGCTGCGGCAAGACCACCCTGGTGCGGGCCCTGGGGCGGATGGTGACCGTGGAGCCCGGTCAGCTGTTCCTCGATGGGGTCGACGTGACCGACCTGTCGCTGCCGGATCTGCGCGAGCGGGTGGCGGTGGTGCCCCAGGAGGGCTATCTGTTCACGGCAACCCTGGCGGACAACCTGCGCTACGGAGTTCCGGAGGCGCCGCAGGAGCGGGTCGAGCTGGCGGCCCGGCAGGCCCGCCTCGAGGCTGATGTGAAGGGTTTCCCCGATGGCTACGCCACCCTGGTGGGCGAGCGGGGCATCACCCTCAGCGGCGGCCAGCGCCAGCGTGCCGCCCTCGGCCGGGCCCTGCTGGTGGAGGCACCCCTGCTGGTGCTCGACGATGCCCTGGCCAGCGTGGACAACACCACGGCGTCTGAAATCCTGGCCTCGGTGCGTCAGCAGCAGGGCCGCACGATCCTGATGGTGAGCCACCAGCTCTCGGCCGCCGCCGCCTGCGACCGCGTGCTGGTGCTGGAGGATGGCCGCCTGGTGCAACAGGGTCACCACCGCGATCTGATCCATCAGAGCGGCACCTACCGGCGCCTGTGGGAGCGGCAACAGGCTGAGGAGCGGCTGCAGGTGGTCGAGGCCTGA
- the msrA gene encoding peptide-methionine (S)-S-oxide reductase MsrA: protein MKTPLAAPLVEGQAEALFGCGCFWGAEKGFWRLPGVVTTAVGYAGGDPPHPSYDQVCSGRTGHAEVVRVVWDTAVVDASDVFKLFWECHDPTQGNRQGNDRGSQYRSAIYANDPALLSLARASGAAYQEQLQAAGLGTITTEIAADRPFFYAEAYHQQYLAKPGSRPYCSAQPTGVRLGAFPAAAYRLGDAVWKQYDWSIAHCVLRSDNTPIQAS from the coding sequence TTGAAAACGCCCCTGGCGGCTCCGCTGGTGGAGGGGCAGGCCGAGGCCCTGTTCGGTTGCGGTTGCTTCTGGGGCGCCGAGAAGGGGTTCTGGCGCCTGCCCGGCGTCGTCACCACGGCGGTGGGCTATGCCGGCGGTGACCCGCCCCATCCCAGCTACGACCAGGTCTGCTCCGGCCGCACCGGCCACGCCGAGGTGGTGCGGGTGGTCTGGGATACGGCGGTGGTGGACGCCAGCGATGTGTTCAAGCTGTTCTGGGAGTGCCACGACCCCACCCAGGGCAATCGCCAGGGCAACGATCGCGGCAGCCAGTACCGCTCCGCCATCTATGCCAACGATCCGGCATTGCTGAGCCTGGCGCGGGCCAGTGGCGCCGCCTATCAGGAGCAATTGCAGGCGGCTGGTCTGGGCACGATCACCACCGAGATCGCCGCGGATCGGCCCTTCTTCTACGCCGAGGCCTACCACCAGCAGTATCTGGCCAAGCCCGGCAGCCGGCCCTACTGCTCCGCCCAGCCCACGGGTGTGCGCCTCGGTGCCTTCCCCGCTGCCGCCTACCGGCTCGGGGATGCGGTCTGGAAGCAGTACGACTGGAGCATCGCCCACTGCGTGCTGCGCAGCGACAACACACCGATCCAGGCCTCGTAA
- a CDS encoding alpha/beta fold hydrolase has product MPRSTFAYDWEGQACFCRVEGDLEAGSADPILSLHPIGVGLSGAFWQRFSHEWNARRLSQPLIHPDLIGCGRSAMPDRILRPEHWADQIAVLLDQRVRRPVWLLVQGASLPVALDLQALRPQAIRGMVLFGPPSWKVMTGPADERLANALWRGFFHTPLGGLFYRYARTERFLRSFSEKELFARSSDVDAEWLSMLREGSRDLASRHAVFSFLAGFWRRDYSDRLRQLEVPVLALFGDQASGISRRGKRDTPQIKAADYAGRLPRASARLLGGRNVLPWETPDQAVEAVHTWMAQQA; this is encoded by the coding sequence GTGCCCCGCTCCACCTTTGCCTACGACTGGGAGGGCCAGGCCTGTTTCTGCCGGGTGGAGGGCGATCTGGAGGCCGGAAGCGCCGATCCGATCCTTTCGCTTCACCCGATCGGTGTAGGGCTGTCCGGTGCCTTCTGGCAGCGGTTCAGCCATGAATGGAACGCTCGCCGCCTGTCCCAACCCCTGATTCATCCGGATCTGATCGGCTGCGGCCGTTCCGCCATGCCGGACCGGATCCTCCGCCCCGAGCACTGGGCGGACCAGATTGCCGTGCTGCTGGATCAACGGGTGCGCCGGCCGGTGTGGCTGCTGGTGCAGGGCGCCTCCCTGCCGGTGGCCCTGGACTTGCAGGCCCTGCGGCCGCAGGCGATTCGCGGCATGGTGCTGTTCGGCCCTCCCTCCTGGAAGGTGATGACGGGGCCGGCTGATGAGCGGCTGGCCAACGCTCTCTGGCGTGGCTTCTTCCACACCCCCCTGGGCGGCCTCTTTTACCGCTACGCCCGCACCGAGCGGTTCCTGCGCTCCTTTTCGGAAAAGGAACTGTTCGCCCGCTCCTCGGATGTCGACGCGGAGTGGCTGTCGATGCTGCGGGAGGGATCGCGCGATCTGGCCAGTCGCCATGCCGTGTTTTCGTTTCTGGCCGGGTTCTGGCGCCGCGATTACAGCGACCGCCTCCGCCAGCTGGAGGTGCCGGTGCTGGCCCTGTTCGGCGACCAGGCCAGCGGCATCAGCCGCCGCGGCAAACGCGATACCCCCCAGATCAAGGCAGCAGATTATGCGGGTCGGCTGCCCAGGGCCTCCGCCCGTCTGCTGGGCGGTCGCAACGTGCTCCCCTGGGAGACGCCGGACCAGGCGGTGGAGGCGGTGCATACCTGGATGGCCCAGCAGGCCTGA
- a CDS encoding lysophospholipid acyltransferase family protein — protein sequence MARPLNRSPDPDPHPGRQRDPDLIRRLMPLWGWFYRSYFRVQTSGWEHVPASGQLMFVGSHNGGLATPDLPMFLYDWFRRYGLERRVYGLAHAKVWQAYPFAADLAARVGAIPFYPRQALAVLRQGDSLLVYPGGGQDAFRPHRLRGRIHFGGRTGFLRLAIWHGLPLVPLISWGSHDSLYVIEDCYPAARRLHDHGMPWLLGLDPEVMPLYLGLPWGLAVGPLPNLPLPTVIHTRVCQPIHLPRSGHAASRDRAYVQACYDRVVGCMQTELDQLRAEVTGGRRGAWFKP from the coding sequence TTGGCCAGGCCCCTGAACCGCTCGCCCGATCCTGATCCCCATCCGGGGAGGCAGCGGGATCCCGATCTGATCCGGCGGCTGATGCCGCTGTGGGGCTGGTTCTACCGGTCTTACTTCCGGGTGCAGACCAGCGGTTGGGAGCATGTGCCGGCCTCGGGCCAGCTGATGTTCGTGGGCTCCCACAACGGTGGTCTGGCGACACCGGACCTGCCGATGTTTCTCTACGACTGGTTTCGCCGTTACGGCCTGGAGCGGCGGGTCTATGGACTGGCCCACGCCAAGGTGTGGCAGGCCTATCCCTTCGCGGCGGATCTGGCTGCCCGGGTCGGGGCGATTCCCTTCTATCCGCGCCAGGCCCTAGCAGTCCTGCGCCAGGGCGACAGTCTGTTGGTCTATCCCGGAGGTGGCCAGGATGCCTTCCGGCCCCATCGGCTGCGGGGTCGCATCCACTTCGGCGGCCGCACCGGTTTTCTGCGGCTGGCGATCTGGCATGGCCTGCCGCTTGTGCCTCTGATCTCCTGGGGCAGTCATGACAGCCTGTACGTGATCGAGGACTGCTACCCCGCCGCCCGGCGTCTGCATGACCACGGCATGCCCTGGCTACTGGGCCTCGATCCGGAAGTGATGCCGCTCTACCTGGGACTTCCCTGGGGCCTGGCGGTGGGGCCTCTGCCCAATCTCCCCCTGCCCACGGTGATCCATACGCGGGTCTGCCAGCCAATCCATCTGCCCCGCAGCGGCCATGCCGCCAGCCGCGACCGCGCTTACGTGCAGGCCTGCTACGACCGGGTGGTGGGGTGCATGCAGACCGAACTCGACCAGTTGCGTGCTGAGGTGACGGGCGGAAGGCGGGGCGCATGGTTCAAACCATGA
- a CDS encoding type 1 glutamine amidotransferase, producing the protein MTELLVIQHLDREGPGRFAGAARARGWQVSVCRPDRGEALPAATPNGTPTDQVLLVLGGPMGVADLGNDAFPWLEAELELIRQRVEAQQPVLGICLGAQLLARAMGGDAVPLEVGEPPRPLREVGWGAVTWTTTAEQEAVLQGLAASELVLHWHGDRIVLPPGATLLASSLHCVEQMFRIGRHAWGLQFHLEVTPELLEPWLLQDRAYVIEALGADGVERIRRDGRHWQASTERSATLLIENLLSALEACLRR; encoded by the coding sequence ATGACCGAACTTCTCGTGATTCAGCACCTCGATCGGGAAGGGCCTGGCCGCTTCGCAGGCGCAGCCCGCGCCAGGGGCTGGCAGGTGAGCGTCTGCCGGCCGGATCGGGGTGAGGCTCTGCCGGCAGCGACCCCCAACGGCACCCCCACCGACCAGGTGCTGCTGGTACTGGGCGGACCGATGGGCGTGGCCGATCTCGGCAACGATGCCTTTCCCTGGCTCGAGGCGGAGCTGGAGCTGATCCGCCAGCGGGTGGAGGCGCAGCAGCCAGTCCTGGGGATCTGTCTGGGTGCCCAGTTGCTGGCCCGGGCGATGGGGGGCGATGCGGTGCCCCTGGAGGTGGGAGAGCCGCCCCGGCCATTGCGGGAAGTGGGATGGGGAGCCGTGACCTGGACGACGACGGCGGAGCAGGAAGCTGTGCTGCAGGGGCTGGCCGCCAGTGAACTGGTGCTGCACTGGCACGGCGATCGGATTGTGTTGCCACCGGGCGCCACCCTGTTGGCCTCAAGCCTTCACTGCGTCGAGCAGATGTTCCGAATCGGCCGGCACGCCTGGGGCCTGCAGTTTCATCTGGAGGTCACACCGGAGCTGCTGGAGCCGTGGCTGCTGCAGGATCGGGCCTACGTGATCGAAGCCCTCGGGGCTGATGGCGTCGAGCGCATCCGCCGCGACGGACGGCACTGGCAGGCCAGCACCGAGCGCAGCGCGACGCTGCTGATCGAGAACCTGCTCAGTGCCCTGGAGGCGTGCCTGCGTCGATGA
- a CDS encoding 3'-5' exonuclease — protein sequence MPQRLLILDTETTALSPADGSCIEVGAVLFHVPSRAVLSQVSFLLPCNANPAEHVNGIAADWTRLEQPWQAGLQCFLAMAAAADAVLAHNAAFDRQWFGHGELPALERPWICSMEEIRWPAEKHLRSNPSVRDLALAYGVPVWAAHRALTDCIYLAQVFERCSDLDTLLAAAQEPRHLYRANLSYAERHRAKEAGFRWNDPVPGAWSRRLSESEVQALGFPVQQVELDREERPAGSGAITGSSQPTRRTLPRSA from the coding sequence GTGCCGCAGCGCCTCCTGATCCTGGACACCGAAACCACGGCCCTCTCCCCTGCCGATGGCAGCTGCATCGAGGTGGGGGCGGTGCTGTTCCATGTCCCCAGCCGCGCCGTGCTCAGCCAGGTGTCGTTCCTGCTGCCCTGCAACGCCAATCCGGCAGAGCATGTGAACGGCATCGCCGCCGACTGGACACGACTGGAGCAGCCCTGGCAGGCCGGGCTGCAGTGCTTCCTGGCGATGGCCGCCGCCGCCGATGCGGTGCTGGCCCACAACGCCGCCTTCGATCGCCAGTGGTTCGGCCACGGGGAGCTGCCGGCCCTGGAGCGGCCCTGGATCTGCTCGATGGAGGAGATCCGCTGGCCGGCCGAGAAGCACCTGCGCTCCAACCCCTCCGTGCGGGACCTGGCCCTGGCCTACGGGGTCCCCGTCTGGGCCGCCCATCGCGCCCTCACCGACTGCATCTACCTGGCCCAGGTGTTCGAGCGTTGCAGCGATCTGGACACGCTGCTGGCCGCGGCCCAGGAACCGCGCCATCTCTACCGCGCCAACCTCAGCTATGCGGAACGCCACCGCGCCAAGGAGGCGGGTTTTCGCTGGAACGACCCCGTGCCAGGAGCCTGGAGCCGCCGGCTGAGCGAGTCTGAGGTGCAGGCCCTGGGCTTTCCCGTCCAGCAGGTGGAACTCGATCGAGAGGAGCGACCAGCAGGCTCTGGAGCCATCACCGGCAGCAGCCAGCCCACCCGGCGGACACTGCCTCGCTCGGCCTGA
- a CDS encoding peroxiredoxin: protein MARPLAPGDRAPLVALPDQNGVERRSDQLGGKALVLFFYPKDDTPGCTMEACAFRDSYTDLQALGAEVWGVSGDDTASHQRFASRHQLPYPLLVDRGNGLRKAFGVPGVLGLLPGRVTYVIDGQGTVRHVFNNLLDGPAHRREAIQALQQLQPT from the coding sequence TTGGCACGCCCCCTTGCCCCCGGTGATCGGGCCCCCCTGGTGGCCCTGCCTGATCAGAACGGCGTTGAGCGGCGCAGCGATCAGCTGGGCGGCAAAGCCCTGGTGCTGTTCTTCTATCCCAAAGACGACACCCCGGGCTGCACGATGGAAGCCTGCGCCTTCCGTGACAGCTACACCGACCTGCAGGCCCTCGGCGCTGAGGTATGGGGCGTGAGCGGCGATGACACCGCCAGCCATCAGCGCTTCGCCAGCCGTCACCAGCTCCCCTATCCGCTGTTGGTGGATCGGGGCAACGGCCTGCGCAAGGCCTTCGGGGTGCCAGGGGTGCTGGGCCTGCTTCCGGGGCGCGTCACCTATGTGATCGATGGGCAGGGCACGGTGCGGCATGTGTTCAACAACCTTCTCGATGGCCCCGCCCACCGGCGTGAGGCGATCCAGGCCCTGCAGCAGCTTCAGCCAACCTGA
- a CDS encoding DUF1350 family protein — translation MARWRQQGELWQLEPAGAPRGLIEFIGGSYLAATPQLSYRRFLEALAARHWRVHAWSYVPGFDHQAQASAAWRLFRRFRLGDDATTSGFPTPGPASGPLLRLGHSLGCKLHLLAPDGGRRCDGLVALSFNNFSAERSVPLLAELGQQFKFRSEFSPSPEETLLQVGATYRQPRNLLVRFNRDGIDQSNRLLGVLQARSGDCSELLELPGDHLTPASGGLRKQLLGAWADDPARQRGMERLVDQITAWSGVP, via the coding sequence ATGGCGCGATGGAGGCAGCAGGGGGAGCTCTGGCAGCTGGAGCCGGCCGGCGCGCCGCGGGGCCTGATCGAGTTCATCGGTGGCAGCTATCTGGCTGCCACCCCCCAGCTCAGCTACCGGCGTTTCCTTGAGGCCCTGGCGGCTCGCCACTGGCGGGTGCATGCCTGGAGCTACGTGCCAGGCTTCGATCACCAGGCCCAGGCCAGTGCCGCCTGGCGGTTGTTCCGACGGTTCCGGCTCGGCGACGACGCCACCACGAGTGGCTTCCCAACGCCGGGACCCGCCTCCGGTCCGCTGCTGCGGCTGGGCCACAGTCTCGGCTGCAAGCTGCATCTGCTGGCTCCGGATGGCGGTCGCCGCTGTGACGGGTTGGTGGCCCTGAGCTTCAACAACTTCTCGGCGGAGCGTTCGGTGCCGCTGCTGGCGGAACTGGGACAACAATTCAAGTTCCGCAGTGAGTTCAGTCCCTCGCCGGAGGAAACCCTGCTCCAGGTTGGGGCCACCTACCGCCAGCCCCGCAACCTGCTGGTGCGGTTCAACCGCGACGGCATTGATCAGAGCAACCGCTTGCTGGGGGTGCTGCAGGCGCGGTCCGGTGATTGCTCCGAGCTGCTGGAGCTGCCCGGTGACCACCTCACCCCCGCCAGCGGCGGCCTGCGCAAGCAGCTGCTGGGCGCCTGGGCCGACGATCCAGCCCGGCAACGGGGGATGGAACGGCTAGTGGATCAGATCACGGCCTGGTCTGGGGTGCCTTAG